ACAGGGGGCACGAATAACGGGACTGCAATAAGAGAGACGGAAGACACCGTCGGCAGGTGGTCAAAATAACCCTTGGTTTGCTGGGCACGTGGAATATAGAATCGGCGCCCGGCTTTTGTTGGTTATTTTCGTTTGACTTAAGCCGAACGATAATAACCAACAAAAGCTTGTGTAATACTCAAAAATAATTTGACTCGGCGCGGTTCCCATTGTCGCGAATAAATCTCTCTGTCTACGACGTAGTTGCCTGGCCCGATGTCCTGGTTGTGCTGAAGCAACGGCCGTTGTCGGCGTCGATACGTAATATGTCCATTTTTCACGCCACTCCAGAGAGCTCCCCATCACAGATGGGGAATTTTACCTGATTTCTATGGTGTATCTCTCGAGAGATGTGGATTTTCGGACGTATTGCGTATTTACGCCTTATCGGCATCGCCCCCGATTATCGCAGTTAGCTGAGTTTGCCCCCGGTTTGAAATGGTCTCCAGATAGACGCCTGCAGATGGCGTTTTTTCGCCAGAAAAGAACTTATGTGCTATGATTTTGCCATCCCCTAATAAAAGGATGCCGTTATCATGGCCGAGTTAACCCGACAGGACATTATCAAACTTGTCGCCGCAGCCCACCAACCCATCCGTTTGCGCGGTGTTGATCTCTCAGGACTAGATCTGTCATATCTAGACCTGTCCCACGTCGATTTCTCCTACGCCAACTTGAAAGAAGCTGATTTATCACGAGCAGACCTGCATCATGCGGCCTTTTTTAGCGCCAATCTCACTGAAACGAATCTGTCTGAGGCGGTTTTGAGGTATGCCGATTTAATTAGCGCTAACCTGAGCCATGCTAATCTCAGCCAGGCAGATTTGGTGCAAGCAGCCTTCTTTGCTGCAAACTTACGGGGAGCCAACCTGGCGCAGGTACGATTTGAAGAGGCTCACTTTGATGGGTGTATGCGGATGACGCCACTGTATGGCCTGAAGGTTTCAACGAGAAGAACCACGATCTGTTCGAGAAGGCCCATTGATGGTTCCGGTGATCTATGCCAGTGTCTGATTTCCTGCTTGGGGGTTTGGGCCAAAACCCCCGAAATGTCGTACTGACCGCCGCGCTCGGCGCAGTAGGCCAGCCGCCCGCCGTCAGGCGACCAGCCGTGCAGGTAGCTGGGGCCTTTTTCGGTAACTAATACAGGCTCGCCACCGGCCCGAGGCAGAATGTAGATGCGCGATGCGGCGTCTTCATTGGTGTGGTGGCTGACGGCAAGCTGGCTGCTGTCTGGCGAGAGGACGTGGTCGTTGTTGCAGTCAGTGGCAAAGCCGGTGTCAATCTCCCAGATTGCGCCAGTTGCCAGTTCATAGGTGTACATCCGCCCCCGGCTGTTTTAGATGAGGTAACGGCCGTCGCTCGTCCAGTTTGGCGCTTCGATGATAGGGTACTAAACATATTTCTGCGCGTTTATGCACAGTACCCTTATCTGCTCTCAACCCGATGTCCACTTTTTCGGGGGAAGATCAGATTTGCGATATGCTTCCATTTGTATGATTTCGCTCCCCAGCCGCGCCTCCTCAGCGGCGAAAGCCATCAGGTGACTTTCCAGAGAGAAGCGCGCAGATGTCAAAGCTAAAGACGGATCATTTTGGCGAAGAGCTGCGGCAAATCCGGCCATCAAACCGGCATCACCACCGCCATGTCCCGACGATCTATGGGCAGTTGTGTCGTAGCGGGTTCGTTTGCCGGTGCGATGTTCACGCACTTCAATCCACGAACCGGCCACTAAAAAGGCGGCTTCCAACTCGCCACGAGCGCCTTGAATGCGGGTGGTGCGCCCCTCGTCGTGGGACAAACCGTGCATCGTCAGGGTGACTGTTGTGCCGTTGGTAAAGACCATGTTCACTACTTGATGATCGACAACATCATTATCGCATTGATACACACAACGGCCGTAGGGACTTCTCGCTAATTCCGCCATGATATGCTCGCGTTCACCATCTGATGAAACCAAATTGCTCGGCCAACCTCGGTATTCACTGACCTGCCGTAATGGCGGTATCACTTTACTCAACGCCCGTACCAGCCTGGGTGAGCGCAGCTGCCACTGTATTGCCTGGCGGGTAATACCGCTGGCACTGTCGGCCATATTGCGCCACAAAGGTGTTCTGTCGGCGTAGATCAGCGGGGCAAAAAATGGGCAGCTATCGGCCGCCGGACAGCCGTCCACACAATAAGCAGGCGCGCCATCCGGCATATTTTCGGGGCGAAAGTGCAGCAAATTGCCCGTACTGCTCATTGTCTGGCAGGTGTCGTTGAGCAGCCAGATTAAAATGTCTAAATCGTGGCAGCATTTGGCTAAAATCATGGGTGAGCTTTGTGCCGTGCTGCGCCAATTGCCACGCACGTAACTATGGGCCATGTGCCAGAAAGAGACGTTTTCTTGATGGTTCACATGAACAATTTGCCCCAAGGCGCCAGATTGGATGATCTCTCGCATTTTTTGGAAGTGGGGGGTATAGCGTAAGACGTGGGCGATATGTAATTGACGGCCGTTTTCCTCGGCGCTTTGAACCAATTGTTGACACTCGGCTAAACTGGTTGCCATTGGCTTTTCCAGCAAAACGTCATAACCACGGTCTAAGGCGGACAGAGCGGGCGGAGTGTGCATTTGGTCTTGGGTACAGATGAGCGCGGCTTGGGCCAGTAACGGCCGTGCCAACAACGGCTCCCACGACTCAAATTGATATTCTGGGGAGATGGCGTGCATGGCGGCAAAACGCTCGCGTCGGCCAGTGTCCGGTTCGGCTACGGCTACAAAATGCACATCTTCCGGATGGCTGAGCGCATACGCGCCATAAGCTTCTGCACCACGCTGTCCGGCCCCAATAAGAATAGCCTGGATAGGGTTGGTCATTGTTCCTCCTGGTATTGCGTCATGTGCAGCATGATTGTTTCCATGACCTGCCGCCAGACAGCCGGCCCAACGGCCGTTCCCTTATCACCCGTGCGCCGCAGAAGTAGTTGTCCACGTCTAGCTCCCAGACGTGCTGACTCATTCAACCAACCAATCCCAATAATGCTTGCAGGCAGCGCTGCAAGGTCTGGTAAGAATAATGCTGTAAAGCTATACGGTAGTTATGTTCGGCCATTTTCGCTGCTTGATGGGGATTGTCTAGAAGGTGGTTAACGGCCGTTACCACTTCA
Above is a genomic segment from Candidatus Leptovillus gracilis containing:
- a CDS encoding PD40 domain-containing protein, with the protein product MYTYELATGAIWEIDTGFATDCNNDHVLSPDSSQLAVSHHTNEDAASRIYILPRAGGEPVLVTEKGPSYLHGWSPDGGRLAYCAERGGQYDISGVLAQTPKQEIRHWHRSPEPSMGLLEQIVVLLVETFRPYSGVIRIHPSK
- a CDS encoding Gfo/Idh/MocA family oxidoreductase, encoding MTNPIQAILIGAGQRGAEAYGAYALSHPEDVHFVAVAEPDTGRRERFAAMHAISPEYQFESWEPLLARPLLAQAALICTQDQMHTPPALSALDRGYDVLLEKPMATSLAECQQLVQSAEENGRQLHIAHVLRYTPHFQKMREIIQSGALGQIVHVNHQENVSFWHMAHSYVRGNWRSTAQSSPMILAKCCHDLDILIWLLNDTCQTMSSTGNLLHFRPENMPDGAPAYCVDGCPAADSCPFFAPLIYADRTPLWRNMADSASGITRQAIQWQLRSPRLVRALSKVIPPLRQVSEYRGWPSNLVSSDGEREHIMAELARSPYGRCVYQCDNDVVDHQVVNMVFTNGTTVTLTMHGLSHDEGRTTRIQGARGELEAAFLVAGSWIEVREHRTGKRTRYDTTAHRSSGHGGGDAGLMAGFAAALRQNDPSLALTSARFSLESHLMAFAAEEARLGSEIIQMEAYRKSDLPPKKWTSG